One Setaria italica strain Yugu1 chromosome II, Setaria_italica_v2.0, whole genome shotgun sequence DNA segment encodes these proteins:
- the LOC101770771 gene encoding uncharacterized protein LOC101770771: protein MGGTPRNSIGHILPGAGFLAVGLWHLFNHIRLFSLRPDAYVAPVWFPAPGVRHLELILVIVGSAVEFAMEMFVDHSTFLPFDADGSIPSDRLHNHEHAIICLALLVYAGSALHLDRVRARCRDAISLLLVAVVFAQELLVFHFHSTDHAGFEGQFHWLLQLVVAACLATALLGIGFPRSFAVSLVRSACITFHGVWLMVIGAMVWVPSRVPKGCSLVEEDGRDTVRCHSKASLHRAKALANLQFGWYLSFMTVFVVALYLYVCKRYPEEAAYVRVPEASEQEEQLQERKCGGGEDVHGFTPLEIEV, encoded by the coding sequence ATGGGCGGCACGCCGCGCAACAGCATCGGCCACATCCTGCCCGGCGCCGGCTTCTTGGCCGTCGGCCTGTGGCACCTGTTCAATCACATCAGGCTCTTCTCCCTGCGCCCGGACGCGTACGTCGCGCCGGTCTGGTTCCCTGCGCCGGGCGTCCGCCACCTCGAACTCATCCTCGTCATCGTCGGCAGCGCCGTCGAGTTCGCCATGGAGATGTTCGTCGACCACTCCACCTTCCTCCCGTTCGACGCCGACGGCTCCATCCCGTCGGACCGCCTGCACAACCACGAGCACGCCATCATCTGCCTCGCGCTCCTCGTCTACGCTGGCTCCGCGCTCCACCTCGACCGCGTCCGGGCGCGGTGCCGCGACGCGATCTCCctgctcctcgtcgccgtcgtcttcgcgcaggagctgctcgtgttccACTTCCACTCCACCGACCACGCCGGCTTCGAGGGGCAGTTCCACTGGCTCCTGCAGCTCGTTGTCGCCGCGTGCCTCGCCACGGCGCTCCTCGGCATCGGCTTCCCGCGGAGCTTCGCGGTGAGCCTGGTCAGGTCGGCATGCATCACGTTCCATGGCGTGTGGCTCATGGTCATCGGCGCCATGGTCTGGGTGCCGAGCCGGGTGCCCAAGGGCTGCTCGCTCGTGGAGGAGGACGGCCGCGACACCGTGCGCTGCCATAGCAAGGCCAGCCTGCATCGCGCCAAGGCGCTCGCCAACCTGCAGTTCGGGTGGTACCTGTCCTTCATGACGGTGTTCGTTGTCGCACTATACCTGTACGTGTGCAAGAGGTATCCTGAGGAGGCAGCGTACGTGCGGGTGCCGGAAGCCAGCGAACAGGAGGAACAGCTGCAGGAGCGCAAGTGCGGTGGCGGCGAAGATGTTCATGGATTCACGCCGTTGGAGATCGAGGTGTAG